In one window of Candidatus Rokuibacteriota bacterium DNA:
- a CDS encoding SCP2 sterol-binding domain-containing protein, protein MPTVKETFDLMASRFKADKAQGVNAVIQYEITGDGGGTWYATIKDGACSVAAGTAASPTLTLTMSGQDWLDMLAGKLSGQMAFMSGKLKLKGDMGLAMKLGGLFGT, encoded by the coding sequence ATGCCGACAGTCAAAGAGACGTTCGACCTGATGGCGAGTCGCTTCAAGGCGGACAAAGCCCAGGGCGTCAACGCGGTCATCCAGTACGAGATCACCGGCGACGGCGGGGGGACCTGGTACGCTACGATCAAGGATGGCGCCTGCAGCGTCGCGGCGGGGACGGCTGCGAGCCCAACGCTGACGCTCACCATGTCGGGGCAGGACTGGCTCGACATGCTGGCGGGGAAGCTCTCCGGGCAGATGGCGTTCATGTCGGGCAAGCTGAAGCTCAAGGGGGACATGGGGCTCGCGATGAAGCTCGGCGGGCTGTTCGGCACCTAG
- a CDS encoding isocitrate lyase/PEP mutase family protein yields MERMGKRFRQLLREQPYVFTAGVYSALDAQIAERAGLKSVYMSGYSVAMLNGWPDMGFLTMTEMTTTASAIASAAGIPVIADADDGYGNALSTLRTVREYVKTGVAGIHIEDQRFPKRCGHIAGKTLVPREEAVGKFRAAVDERTRLDPEFVLIARTDAFGAVGGSLEEAIWRARAYADAGVDLVWCEFSNPDRDPVIAFAQAMRKTHPDLPLAFNYSSSFRWHEDPRPFRFRELGELGYRFIFITLFGAHAAMYGVWNAMTDLVRNEEEAQWALERTKKGHPTESHHEMARVPHFKELETRYVPDAAARYRASDGFGEDRAPTAAGICSPPGPCSPTSASPGPGSSPARRSSSASPSAGSSTSASSSSWSCSFSRRGSWAR; encoded by the coding sequence ATGGAGCGCATGGGCAAGCGGTTCAGGCAACTCCTTCGGGAGCAGCCGTACGTGTTCACGGCCGGGGTGTACTCGGCCCTCGACGCCCAGATCGCCGAGCGCGCGGGCCTGAAGTCCGTCTACATGAGCGGCTACTCGGTGGCCATGCTCAACGGCTGGCCGGACATGGGGTTCCTCACCATGACGGAGATGACGACCACCGCGTCGGCCATCGCGAGCGCGGCGGGAATCCCGGTGATCGCGGACGCGGACGACGGCTACGGCAACGCCCTGAGCACGCTGCGGACCGTGCGGGAGTACGTGAAGACGGGAGTCGCGGGGATCCACATCGAGGACCAGCGGTTCCCCAAGCGCTGCGGCCACATCGCCGGCAAGACGCTCGTCCCGCGCGAGGAGGCGGTCGGCAAGTTCAGGGCCGCCGTGGACGAGCGGACCCGGCTCGATCCCGAGTTCGTCCTGATCGCCCGGACCGACGCCTTCGGGGCCGTCGGGGGGAGCCTGGAGGAGGCCATCTGGCGGGCCCGCGCCTACGCCGACGCGGGGGTAGACCTCGTCTGGTGCGAGTTCTCAAACCCGGACCGGGATCCCGTCATCGCGTTCGCGCAGGCCATGAGGAAGACCCACCCCGACCTGCCGCTCGCCTTCAACTACTCCTCATCCTTCAGGTGGCACGAGGACCCGCGCCCGTTCCGGTTCCGTGAGCTGGGCGAGCTCGGCTACCGGTTCATCTTCATCACGCTCTTCGGGGCCCATGCGGCCATGTACGGGGTCTGGAACGCGATGACGGATCTCGTGCGGAACGAGGAGGAGGCGCAGTGGGCGCTCGAGCGGACCAAGAAGGGTCACCCGACCGAGAGCCACCACGAGATGGCCCGCGTGCCCCACTTCAAGGAGCTGGAGACGCGGTACGTTCCCGACGCGGCGGCGCGCTATCGGGCGTCGGACGGCTTCGGCGAGGACCGGGCGCCGACTGCCGCGGGGATTTGCTCACCGCCCGGACCCTGCTCCCCGACCTCCGCGTCGCCGGGACCTGGCTCTTCCCCGGCTCGGAGATCCTCCAGCGCCTCACCGAGCGCTGGCTCCTCTACTTCGGCATCCTCTTCATCCTGGTCGTGTTCTTTTTCCCGAAGGGGGTCATGGGCACGCTGA